One window of Candidatus Limnocylindria bacterium genomic DNA carries:
- a CDS encoding DUF1501 domain-containing protein, whose protein sequence is MGATDLSRLSRRDFLKNGFVFGAGAAGLAAGYAAVPDVFARAVYGGKRDGVMNDRVLVMIQLAGGADGLQTVIPLQDPRLRTLRPQLSQAANTALPLDGNFGLNRSMRGVKTLFDQGKVAIVHGVGYPQPNYSHFDSIRIWETGDPMRRQQDGWLGKTIAANYDSAGHPLVGCACGSSEIPGALRDLDATLSVVNGQNTFKFNGTDAERAMGVIYNGTPGIYGALFDTSVFSARDTMARLRLAREKYTPRASYNDNVNLVYSSRNQLASALQLAAQLIISGVGAKILHVTLGGFDTHDQQMARVDSLMGYVDSAIAAFHADLTAYGMADRVLIATWSEFGRRAAETANGGTDHGAAAPMFLIGDTVKGGFYGEAPSLSALDRGGSLKYTVDFRQVYQEILESHLKVDAQEVLGRQFERIAAVATA, encoded by the coding sequence ATGGGCGCCACCGATCTCTCACGGCTCTCACGTCGTGACTTCCTCAAGAACGGCTTCGTCTTCGGGGCCGGCGCGGCCGGTCTCGCGGCCGGTTACGCGGCGGTGCCCGACGTCTTCGCCCGCGCGGTCTACGGCGGCAAGCGCGACGGCGTGATGAACGACCGCGTTCTGGTGATGATCCAGCTCGCCGGCGGCGCGGACGGGCTCCAGACCGTGATCCCGCTCCAGGACCCGAGACTGCGCACCTTGCGGCCGCAGCTCTCGCAGGCGGCCAACACCGCGCTCCCCCTCGATGGGAACTTCGGCCTGAACCGGTCGATGCGCGGCGTCAAGACGCTCTTCGACCAGGGCAAGGTCGCGATCGTCCACGGCGTCGGGTATCCGCAGCCGAACTACTCGCACTTCGACTCCATCCGCATCTGGGAGACCGGCGACCCCATGCGTCGGCAGCAGGACGGATGGCTCGGAAAGACGATCGCGGCGAACTACGACTCCGCCGGCCACCCGCTGGTCGGCTGCGCCTGCGGCTCGTCCGAGATCCCGGGCGCGTTGCGCGATCTCGACGCCACGCTGTCCGTCGTGAACGGACAGAACACGTTCAAGTTCAACGGCACGGACGCCGAACGCGCGATGGGCGTCATCTACAACGGGACGCCCGGCATCTACGGCGCGCTCTTCGACACATCGGTGTTCAGCGCGCGCGACACGATGGCGCGGCTGCGGCTCGCGCGCGAGAAATACACACCGCGCGCGTCATACAACGACAACGTCAACCTCGTGTACTCCTCGCGCAACCAGCTCGCGTCGGCGCTGCAGCTCGCGGCGCAGCTGATCATCAGCGGCGTCGGCGCGAAGATCCTGCACGTCACGCTCGGCGGCTTCGACACGCACGACCAGCAGATGGCGCGCGTCGACAGCCTGATGGGCTACGTCGACAGCGCGATCGCGGCGTTCCACGCCGACCTCACCGCATACGGAATGGCCGACCGAGTGCTGATCGCGACGTGGTCCGAGTTCGGACGCCGCGCAGCGGAGACCGCGAACGGCGGGACCGACCACGGGGCGGCCGCGCCGATGTTCCTCATCGGGGACACGGTGAAAGGCGGCTTCTACGGCGAGGCGCCGAGCCTGAGCGCACTCGATCGAGGCGGTAGCCTCAAGTACACCGTGGACTTCCGTCAGGTCTACCAGGAGATCCTCGAGTCGCACCTCAAGGTCGACGCGCAGGAGGTCCTGGGCAGGCAGTTCGAGCGCATCGCGGCAGTCGCGACCGCCTAG
- a CDS encoding ferric reductase-like transmembrane domain-containing protein, translating into MNDLTFWFLARITGLTAFAVLSLSVLSGEALRTSVLDFLASNRAIRKLHDFTTPLWLPLVFAHIVSLLLDKTAQIRPIDIVVPFVNPYEPYFLPIGLGTVAFDIVMVVTVTSWLKRRMNNTLWMWIHRTSYIAFVAIFFHAAQSGTDFDAPLVSAIAWSTAAALAIIGVTRIVWGRLPA; encoded by the coding sequence GTGAACGACCTCACCTTCTGGTTCCTCGCGCGGATCACCGGCCTCACGGCGTTCGCGGTGCTGTCGCTCTCGGTCCTCTCCGGCGAGGCGCTGCGGACGTCGGTCCTCGACTTCCTCGCGTCGAACCGCGCCATCCGCAAGCTGCACGATTTCACGACGCCGCTCTGGCTGCCCCTCGTCTTCGCGCACATCGTCTCGCTGCTCCTCGACAAGACCGCGCAGATCCGCCCCATCGACATCGTCGTGCCGTTCGTGAATCCGTACGAGCCCTACTTCCTGCCGATCGGGCTCGGGACGGTCGCGTTCGACATCGTCATGGTCGTGACCGTCACGAGCTGGCTCAAACGGCGCATGAACAACACGCTCTGGATGTGGATCCACCGCACGAGCTACATCGCGTTCGTCGCGATCTTCTTCCACGCGGCACAGTCCGGCACCGACTTCGACGCGCCGCTCGTGTCCGCGATCGCATGGTCCACTGCGGCCGCGCTCGCGATCATCGGCGTGACGCGCATCGTGTGGGGTCGCCTCCCCGCCTGA
- a CDS encoding class I SAM-dependent methyltransferase translates to MIVRYAGDAIRAREQYAKRPGSNLKFVLRKRFSWMQHYLGARTYAVEIGCGAGFSEMFLHAGTLELTDAEARPWAKRVVDAHELPYADASIDVLIANNVIHHLAFPDRFLRGAARVLRAGGHMLIQECNCSWTTRIALRATGHEGYDFSADPFDPTRPCNDPSDPWSANCAIPNLLFDDLKRFRERYPEFAVVDSGMSEFFIQFNSGGVTASVPYVPLPWTALRVVDLIDTALVAIAPGVFASQRRLVLRRS, encoded by the coding sequence GTGATCGTCCGATACGCCGGTGACGCGATACGCGCGCGCGAACAGTACGCGAAGCGCCCGGGATCGAACCTCAAGTTCGTGCTGCGCAAGCGCTTCTCGTGGATGCAGCACTACCTCGGAGCTCGGACGTACGCGGTCGAGATCGGCTGTGGCGCCGGCTTCAGCGAGATGTTCCTGCACGCCGGGACGCTCGAGCTCACCGACGCGGAGGCTCGTCCGTGGGCGAAGCGCGTCGTCGACGCGCACGAGCTCCCCTATGCCGACGCGAGCATCGACGTGCTCATCGCGAACAACGTGATCCACCACCTCGCATTCCCCGACCGATTCTTGCGTGGCGCGGCGCGCGTGCTCCGTGCGGGCGGGCATATGCTCATCCAGGAATGCAACTGCTCGTGGACGACGCGCATCGCGCTCCGCGCGACGGGCCACGAAGGGTACGACTTCTCCGCTGACCCGTTCGATCCAACCCGTCCATGCAACGATCCGAGCGATCCCTGGAGCGCGAACTGCGCGATCCCCAACCTGCTCTTCGATGACCTCAAGCGATTTCGCGAGCGGTACCCGGAATTTGCGGTCGTGGACTCGGGGATGTCCGAGTTCTTCATCCAATTCAATTCCGGCGGCGTTACCGCAAGCGTCCCGTACGTCCCGCTGCCCTGGACTGCGCTCCGCGTGGTCGACCTCATCGACACCGCGCTTGTCGCGATCGCGCCAGGTGTCTTCGCCAGCCAGCGCCGCTTGGTCCTAAGGCGCTCGTAG
- a CDS encoding FAD-dependent oxidoreductase yields MPRRVAIVGAGVAGLVAGRELARRGHPVTLYERWPDVSGQASAFDLGNGVWIDRYYHHLFQSDSDMIALHDELLPGELEWHTSSVGIWARGRVWPFVSPLDLLNYRPLPLVDRLRLGYSVLRLTARTDWERMDDIGALDWLRSASGERALASVWTPLMLGKFGADSERVPLAWLWSKFRLRRRLRGSGATKEQLGYPRGSFRAICQKLATEIRKLGGEIIVDREVLRVSEDDVTERGEPAYLLHCAGPGAYRRRAGESPVEAALAGRADAVLFTTPTFVTRRLTEWPADFGRRLDDWTYETAVVLLLELRRQYSPTYWTNIADSNVPFLGLVEHTNLVPPERYPARYLYVSNYVASGHPLTRMNTEELLRHYLAALGQMNPRFDQKDVLRYWSFREDAAQPVPRIGNRHRILPFSSPRRGLYLANTTQIYPEDRGTNYAARIGREIAEHIAKDG; encoded by the coding sequence GTGCCGCGGCGGGTAGCGATCGTCGGCGCGGGTGTGGCCGGACTGGTGGCCGGCCGCGAGCTCGCGCGCCGCGGACACCCGGTGACGCTGTACGAGAGATGGCCCGATGTCTCGGGCCAGGCCAGTGCGTTCGATCTCGGGAACGGCGTGTGGATCGACCGCTACTACCACCACCTGTTCCAAAGCGACAGCGACATGATCGCGTTGCACGACGAGCTGCTGCCCGGCGAGCTCGAGTGGCACACGTCGTCCGTCGGCATCTGGGCGCGCGGTCGCGTATGGCCCTTCGTGAGCCCGCTCGATCTCCTCAACTACCGACCGCTTCCGCTCGTCGACCGCCTGCGACTCGGATACTCGGTGCTCCGCCTGACGGCGCGGACCGACTGGGAGCGGATGGACGACATCGGCGCGCTCGACTGGCTGCGCAGTGCCTCCGGCGAGCGCGCGCTCGCGTCCGTGTGGACGCCGCTCATGCTCGGAAAGTTCGGCGCAGACAGCGAACGCGTGCCCCTCGCGTGGCTCTGGTCGAAGTTCCGCTTGCGCCGCAGGCTCCGCGGCAGCGGCGCGACGAAGGAGCAGCTGGGCTACCCGCGCGGATCGTTCCGCGCGATCTGTCAGAAGCTCGCGACCGAGATCCGCAAGCTGGGCGGGGAGATCATCGTCGACCGTGAGGTCCTTCGCGTCAGTGAGGACGACGTCACCGAGCGGGGCGAGCCCGCTTATCTGCTGCACTGCGCGGGACCGGGCGCCTATCGCCGTCGCGCCGGCGAGAGTCCTGTGGAGGCGGCGCTCGCGGGCCGCGCCGACGCAGTGCTCTTCACCACGCCGACGTTCGTCACGCGTCGACTCACCGAGTGGCCGGCCGACTTCGGGCGCCGCCTCGACGACTGGACCTACGAGACCGCGGTCGTGCTGCTGCTCGAGCTCCGCCGTCAGTACAGCCCGACGTACTGGACGAACATCGCCGACAGCAACGTGCCGTTCCTGGGTCTGGTCGAGCACACCAACCTCGTACCGCCTGAGCGGTATCCGGCCCGCTATCTCTACGTGTCGAATTACGTCGCGAGCGGTCATCCGCTCACGCGCATGAACACCGAGGAGCTGCTCCGCCACTACCTCGCCGCGCTCGGTCAGATGAACCCGCGCTTCGATCAAAAGGACGTGCTGCGGTACTGGTCGTTCCGGGAGGACGCCGCGCAGCCGGTCCCGCGCATCGGCAACCGGCACCGGATCCTTCCGTTCTCGTCGCCGCGGCGCGGCCTGTATCTCGCGAACACGACCCAGATCTATCCCGAAGATCGCGGCACCAACTACGCCGCGCGGATCGGTCGCGAGATCGCGGAGCACATCGCGAAGGACGGCTAG